cgaaaattgttcTTGTTTCATTTCTTTTTGTTCGAATCTTTTTGAGTTATTTTCTCTtgtttgatttcaaaatttttaagtttggtgacttttaatatttcctttcctttttaaatttcaaaaattttaaatcttttccttttgtttttaattaattttctctttaaattttcaaaccATATCTTGTTTACCTTTCTTGATCTTgaatctttatcttttctttatatttcaaaatttgttatcttatcttatctagATTTTAAATTCAAATGTTAAAGTCTAGAGtctctttagtttttctttctttaattttgaaactCAAAATATTCATTTGAccttttcctttttaatttttgaaaaataatttaaaaaccaaatcttctatctttattttcaaatttcttttaattaattgtttgctttatcttgttttaattttatgtttggtgtttctttagtctttctttctttcaaattttaatttcaaaatcttttcaaatctatTCTTATCTTGTCTCTTTCTCTTGACTTAatctttctaatttttgaattcCAAAATCTTTATTGTTCttgattttcaatttttatcttacttatctttttcttgattttcgaattttgttttggtttattttcatttaaattttaagtttggtgttcctttaGCAgtgtttttcctttctttttgaatttcaaaaatttttaaacccCTTCctgactattttttttattttttaaacttctagttaatttttttgaattttttattctaatttttttattttatttatttttgaattccaaaaaaaaaagaatttctTATTTCTTTAGGACATCTCACTGGGAGCTCTCTAGACTTTGACATAGAGACTCCCACTTTTCTATGTTTCTTGAATGTTCAGGAACACTAGAAtcactatgtatctaaatggagATGCACAAGTCAGAAGATCCTGGGGGTCATATACAGCTCCTTcccccaacttctatggaaggaGCATTAGTGTGCTTCCTATAGGAGTggacaattttgaactcaaccCAAAATTGATCACGTTAGTGAAGAAAAACTGTCAGTTTCATGGACAACTCCAAGAAGATCCCACCAAATTCATCTCTGACTTCTTGTAAATCTATGACATTGTACAGACCAATAGAATGGACCCTGACGTCTACAGGCTGCTGCTCTTTCCATTTGCTGTTAGGGATCAGGACAAGGACTGGTTGGATGATCAACCTAAGAAGAGTTTGAACACTAGGGATAAGGTTGTTGACAAGTTCCTGAACAGGTTCTTTCCCTCACGGAGATTGACTAAGTTAAGGACAGAcgttcagaccttcaggcagGAAGAGAGcgagtccctctatgaagcatgggagaggtacaagcGAATGCTCAAAAAATGCCCCGTAGAGATGTTCACCCCCTGGATTAAGCTGGATATCTTCTATGACGGACTACTTGATATAGCCCAAATGTCCCTAGATCATTCTACAGGCGGCTCCCTACACATGATGAAAACACCTAAAGAGGCTCAGGAGCTCATTGAAACATTGGCTAACAATTAACACTTATACACAGCTGAAAGAGTCAAAGCCAAAAGGGAGTCTAAGGAGGAATCTGCCACATACATAATCCTAGCTCAAAATAAAACAATGGCTGAGCAGTTGGATCTTCTGATAAGACAGTTAGAAAGCATGCATGACTTCACAAGGAGCCAGCACAGCATAATCCAAAAGACCCAAGCTTCCCTCCAAAGTTTGAAAATAGATATGCGCTAGATAAATCAAGGAATACACCAGCAAGCGACTGAAGAATGCCAGGCAATTGAGCTACGGAGTGGCAGAACATTAACTACTCCATCTCAATGCAATATCATGCCGGAGGAAGAATGCGCagtgtaacagcccagaccacccgctagcacgatattgtccgctttggcacacaaggcctcacggttttgcctttgacgatagggatgatagccgaagcccTCCACattcactcgtcaaaacgcgtcatgctagggagaggtatccacacccttataaggcatgctttgTTCCCCTCTCCAACCGATatgggaccttacaatccacccccttAATGGAGCCCAGTGCCCTCGCTGGCAAATCGATCCGAACTccggctctgataccatctaTAACAGCTCaaaccacccgctagcacgatattatCTGCTTTgacacacaaggcctcacgattttgcctttgacgataggatgatagccgaagcccCCTCCCCCCCcaacactcactcgtcaaaatgcgTCATATTAGGGAGAgatatccacacccttataatgCATGCTTCGTttccctccccaaccgatgtgggaccttacacgCAGCACCCCCCCGACCACTAGTCCTGGCATTGAACTCCTATAAGGGAACAACAGaggagttcaacgcccagagAGGATCAATaggggcgttcaacacccaaagAGGGAAGACCATATACACGCAAGTTCAGCAAACATCTCATCTAGGCAGGCTAACAACCCTTCCTCAGTCAATATCGATAATCACTCTTCACCACTCAAGACCCAGAGTACAGAGTCAAAttgccatatcctcagaaatTTCAGAGACCTCCTGACATTCTTTCCAGTTACACAGAGGTGAATACAAGAGAAGTGTAAGACCCTCATCATGACCACGGAGACTGAGCATAAGGTGGTACACTCTGTTGAGGAACTAAATAAAGAAAAGGCTCAAGAAAAGGCTGGGAGCACACTATTACACGTCCCTCTTGTGGGAAGAGAGTCTAAAGTGTCATATCCTCAAGAAGAGCGAAAAGAGACCACGGATGAGCAGCACTCACAGTTCTTGGAAGTTTCTAAGGAACtgcaaatcaatattccttttaccgATGTTTCGGAGCAAAGACCTCTTTCTGCTGCACTTATGGAAGGCTTACTCTCTAGAAAAGAAGAGTTAGAAATATAAGGGCAAGAAACAGAGGTCCCTGTACCAAGTGAAAGTCCTGAATTTAGAGTGGTGAAGATCATCAAAAAAATCACTAAAAAGGAGATTGTGACCAAAGAACAAAAGATGATATCCATAAAAAGGAGAAGGTCAATAAGAAACAATCTAACCCCTACCATAacaagcaaggagaatcaagctgaaaacaaaaaaaggaaaacTTGTTAGGAAGAATTCAAATCTGAAGGCACTAATCTCCTCCTCTTTTCCTTTGGAGTCATTTCTTTTAACCAactagaagaagaggaagaaaatttAGCAATCAagtgtcaagctaatgacattaaagaagcgcttgttggaagACAACCCAACATTTGTGATTATGTATAGTACTTAGAACAAAAATAGGAACGCGTAAAAGAGAAATAGAACACCCTTCAACAACAGAAGGGAGAGAAGAGcatgggcattcaacgcccataaGAAAAGCAGTTCTGGCGTCTAAACACCACCAAGCTTTCTttgaatttaataaatattttatgttcaaaatattatttatttatttattttaactaacctataattttatttctattattatgttatcgttgactttttaaaatattattgagacttgttatatcattattaattatttaaaatttgatgttgaaacttattatatatatttaatttttttaatttacaaaaccgtaaatccaatccaatccaaaccgcttgAACTTAGATCGAATCGAataggatttttttaaaaaaaaattatccaatCCAAACTGCACCGCAAATAAAACTAGTATTTGAATCGGctgaattttttattcaaaCCATACCGCAAACACCCCTAATTCTATATAACCACCAACAAAAATCAACACAAACCAAGCTTGGTATATCTGACACCGAGAATATATATACTTAAAGAAAAGGCCAAACATATGCCACAAAAAGTACCATTAGATAAATTACCTTACAGAAACGTGCGACACAGCCATACACCAAAATGGGCAATAATCGGTTTCTAATTTCAAGTGCCTTACACTTTGGATATCCAAACGACTGACAATCTAAATAAACTTACTAGGCCCATTAAAAAAGGGTTTCAAAGGAAATACCGAACGAGGAAAAAAAGAGGGGTTGGGGAAGGGGGAGAAGAAACATTACATAACACAACCAAACATAAACTAGCTTTTCTCAGACATGTTGGAAGACAATCTCATCAGAGGAGTTCAGCAACATTTGCAGGCAGCTCCTCGATTTGCACATTATAAAACTTCTGGATGTCGAACAGCATTCTTTCATCATCCTTCGTGACAAAGTTGATGGCAACACCCTTTCTACCAAACCGACCACTACGACCGATACGGTGGAGATAGTTCTCGGGCTGTGTAGGGAGATCATAGTTTATTACGAGAGACACTTGCTGAACATCAATACCACGTGCCAGAAGATCGGTTGTTATCAGAACACGGGAAGACCCAGAACGGAACTCCCGCATAATGATGTCCCTCGTATTCTGGTCCATGTCTCCGTGGGTGGCTGACACTGTGTGGTCTCGGCTTCGCATCTTGTCCGTCAACCAATCTACCTTCCTTCTGGTGTTGACAAAAATGACACTCTGGGTAATGGCTAATGTCTCGTACAGATCACAAAGTGTGTCGAGCTTCCATTCCTCTCTCTCACAATTGACATAAAACTGCTTTATACCCTCCAAAGTGAGCTCGTCGCGCTTCACAAGGATCCTCACAGGTTTGTTCATGAACTTTCTAGTAATTTCAAGGGCCTCAGGGGGCATTGTGGCAGAGAAAACTCCAACCTGAATCTTCGATGGCAACAACTGGAATATATCGTAGATCTGATAACAAGGAAGCAGATGATGGATAAAGAAGTTATACAAATAACAAAATCAAATTTTCGTGATACAACACCAATGGCCAAAAACTGTGACAAGCTTAAACTGATTGAAACAAAGTAACATTTATCTTCAACTAGAAATTAATAGTTACTaaatttcaagaacttttaacagacatcaaatataaaaatctgAAGGCACTTGAAAGTATAAACATTAAACAGTcagaaatagaagaaaatacAATCAATTAGATAAAGTAGGAATTAACGATGGGTTAGGGTAAAAAATACAGGTTTGCATGGGATGATTTTACATATCTATAAAACTTGATAATAAAGTGAAATATGAAAACATTAGTAATCAAGTAAATAAAGAAGTACCTGGTCTTTAAAACCCCTTGAAAGCATTTCATCGGCCTCATCCAACACAAACATTTTAATGTGATCCGGCTGAAGTGACTGTCTGCGCAGCATATCAAAGACACGTCCAGGAGTACCAACAACAACATGAACACCGCTGGCTAGAATGCGTTGGTCTTCACGAACACTGGTGCCTCCCACACAGGCATGAACCTTCACACCTAGATAATCTCCAAGCGCCCGCATAACCTTCTCAATCTGCTGAGCAAGCTCACGGGTTGGCGCTAAAACCAAGGCCTGACATTCAGTCAGGCTGTAGTCAAGTTGTTGCAGGATTCCAGAGCAGAAAGTTGCAGTTTTTCCAGTTCCGGATTGGGCCTGTTGAATAACATCAAGTCCCTTGCAAAATGGGACTATTCCCCTTTGCTGAATAGCTGATGGCTTTTCAAAACCTACAGAACAAATAATACTAATTTTACATTCCAAAATTTCAACTAAAAGTACATGACATTAGTGGGACAAACAAACAAGGCAGTTTACGCATAATAGGCAGAACAAATCGAACACATGCTAAGTTCTATGCCTCCACTATACATTATCgattaaatatattttctaaaaaacatatatattaaAGGGACTAGTAAAAGTTTACCATAGGCATAAATGCCTCTGAGGAGATTCTCTTGCAAACCCATAGCATCAAAGCTATCGTACACCTCATCATAAGATGTGAAGAAGTCCTGTCCATCAGCTGTGAGTCTGTGAATTCAAGAGATGACAGTGAACCGTAAATTAAACCCCAAAAAATAAACTATGTTGGAATGATAGTGAGGAAAAAGGGAAAGCACTTACAAATCATTCATTTTTGCATCAAATTGACGAGCATCGAACTGTGTTCCCTCAGGTGCAGCTCCTGCCATGACTGCAACACCAACACAAATATAACAACAGAAACAACTATACCACGCAAATAATTGCAGAAACAGCACCATAAAAACAACTTGATGGAAaccaaaaacataaaaaaataaatatcgaATCAGCATAAGCTCTAACCGTAATAAAAAATTGATGTGAATCACTTGTTGATTCAAAAAGTTTTAGTTACAAAAAGGCTCGAACCATAATACGAAACAAGCGTTAGCTTGCATAAAACAACATCCGCTCAACAATAACGAATAGCagcaaaggaaaaataaaaaataaaagaacatatATACAGTTAATCAGAAGAGACTGAAAGACTGGGATAACAAGATCGTTGAATCGAGAAGAGATTCACCTGCGGATGATGAtgttgatattgatgttgatgatgaagaggacgaagatgtttGCAGTGGAAGAAGATCGAGCGGAGTTAGGGTTTCCCAAACTCCTCGGATCTACGCCGCGGAGTTGAGGAGAGAATAAGAGTGTGTTTGTGAAGTGAGAAAAGAAACAAGGGTTCTCTAGTGGATTAATCCACAAAATAATAACGAATACCAAattagtcaaaataataaatagtcTTCTCGAACTTtatatatacacaaaaaatacataagataaatgataaaaaaatagaaagataaatggcaaatTAAATCCATAAgatgtaaaaaattttatatttacacAAAAAATCAGTTTAGTCAAATATCTTCAATAtaaatgattaaatttttatgtacatataatataattgatataatttaaaattataaaataatttaaataaaaaatttattttatatatacacaGTTTAAATATTAGTTGATTTATTCaatatacaaaatttaaaaattattaaattaagaTTTTAACCACTTTAATTGTATCCACAACCATCTGACTTTGTAGCACATTATTCTTGCTTAgtgacttttttttttagttgctTCAATTGCTTTATATTAATTGGGATAGTTtatactaataaattaaatgaaatataAAGTTATGCAAATgtcttaaattaatttttgttatacatcttaaaatatttttatgtaaatcaaattaattaaatttaatttagctATTATAGCTATTGATTCGATTAACATAAAAATACTCTAAGACAGATGTGTAACGAAAATTAATTTAAACCATTTACATAAATTTAAACCccatttaatttattagtataAATTATCTTCTTAATTAAAAGAGTTTTATGATCACTTTTTGTTcaataactatttaaaaaacattcattttaaaaacatatttcatttaaataatttataatttggtAATATCCAAAGtttgaataacaaaaaaaatatgatttgcTACTAATATCTTTTTGACTTtcatttcctttttttattttctttttatacaaATAAATCTAGAAAGACTAAGATTTCAATCAACTTTCATttatcttctttcttcctcactttctttcctttattttcttttttctaacCAAACAAAACTTTAGCAAATAGTCCTAAATTCATCCATTAAAATAATAAtcagagaaataaaattatttgagaagaaatatatatatatatcaaacaAATCTCTCTTAATGTCTAATTTTTTACAGATAGAAGCAACACACAAGTCAAACTCATTGAACCCATGCATCTCCATTCTCCACCGCCAAAGTCACTTGACAAGTGTTCCAATTACATCATTAGTAATTTCATTCTTTTTAATGCAAATCCGATTGAGATCAAAATATCAAAACCATTTTTCGAAATTAAACCAAAGagtaaatagttatttttaactacaaaaattttaaataccgataaaattaaccaaaaaaaataaaattaatattatatctaaaaaaaattaattgttaaataaaaatacccAATCATTAGCTTTTTGTCAACTcccttaaaaaatatattattcttaAATTACCTTTTTATTATATCTTCAGCCCTTCAAACACATTCTCATTAACACAACTACTCTCCCACGGAATTTTGTTTGACCTTCCTTCAATGTAGAACTCTCTCCCGCggaatataataaataatacatataacTAATACAACTATACGGACCATATTTAAACCTCAGATGTTTTTGCTGGGAGCAACAAATCTGTGGCATTTTGGTCCGCGTAGAATGGTACAGCCTCCTGCCACATATTACCAAGAACAAATCAAAGCTTCCCACTTTTGTGGCCCAATATTTAATAGCATCTCATTTGACCGTACATTTGCCTGTTATTTTTGTGATTCATCGACTTGGAAATCATTCTGAGCTTGAAACTTTAGAATTTTCAAACTAACTGCAGAATTCGCTTAAATGCACTTGCAATGGAATGTGCACATATGGCTACCAAATTGTGAGATAACATCTACAAGACATCCATAACCTCCAACTGCCACAACCTGGAAAGAATAATGCAGTAATgcattacataaataaaataaactagaAAATAACAAGTCATGAATGCAGCAAGCTTGAGTTGACCACCCATCTCAACAGCAATAAGATGTTGAATCAGAACCAGAACCTACCCCTGCAGGATGTAAGGAGACAGAGAAAGCTGATGCAGGAGCACACTGTATTTGCGAAAGGATTGCACCATTCATGTCAAAGCGATTCAGTAGAGGATCTGCACCAACTGCCAAAATCTGACAGAGGTGAGAGTTGAGATAAAATTAGGGTTATTTTGATCGTTTAGTGTTCAAGACAGCAAGATGGCAGAAACAAAAGATATGAAGGTTAGCCAACTCACTTGGTTGCTGTCAAATAGCATGTCCTGTACAGAAGCACGAGTTGAAATCCTTGATAAGCACTCTAAAGCAGGAAGGTTCCAAAGGGATATATTCCGTCCACTACTGCAAGCCTGTTGAATGATGACAATGGTCCCTTAACCATTCACAGAAGCAAACGGCAATTACAAGATACATAATGCCTTTAGAAAGGGATATTTTGGCCACAAAATGTGATAGTTATTAATAATAGAAAGTTTAGCAGAGGGTAGCAACAAATAGCATTTCTGTAACAATGATTATACTAAACGAGGAATTGTATCATAACTACGAACTATGGGAAATGAAGTTCTATTTGATTGTTGACTTGCTATATGCCAATGTTAACATGAGTTAGCTCCTCTGGTTGTAAAATAGGACAATAAATTAAGTGTAAAATCATTATCTAAATATCTGTTCTCATAGCTGGATACCAACTGCAAGTCAGCAACCATAGGTAACTTAGGAAGTAAGGGTGTGGGCCGAAGTTTGTCGGGCCGAAAAAAGGCAGGCCAGGCTAGAGTTTTGAGTCcaccaaaattttaaaaaaaaaaaggagaaagtcTAGGGGGCCAGCAGATTTTGTAGTTTTTAGTCATCAATaatgtttttaatggtgtgagattgtaTCTAATGGTGTAGAATCATTCAATTTCCTTTTGATGGTTAAGTGCTGACCAGAATTTAATAAAAGTGATGCCCCCCTAGCACTCCTCTAAAAAAAAACGCCTAAAACCCACAGCTTTGGCGGCCTTTGACGGGGCGGGCTAGCCCGGCGGGCctgctattttttttatagcCTAAACCAAAAACTACCCAAACCCATAAACTCAACTACCAAACCCAGCACAAATAACCCTACCCATAAGCACAAGTCACTCCCATCTGTCTCCCCACCCACTCCTAACCCTACTCACAAATTTGTCTTTGGAATGTTTGTTTATTTTACTTAAGCTATAACTTGGATAATGTTTGATTGATGAGATTTGAACAATGTTTAATTAAATGCTTTGAAGAATGTTTCA
The Arachis stenosperma cultivar V10309 chromosome 7, arast.V10309.gnm1.PFL2, whole genome shotgun sequence genome window above contains:
- the LOC130939856 gene encoding uncharacterized protein LOC130939856, which codes for MCGDATNWDENAYRERLLKGREIQTQTVFRTAWAPSPRNPNPHSLVVASSDGSIASYSIPSCISNLKNNTDANAARLLAEPDCFFQGHDGPTYDVKFYGDGEDALLLSCGDDGWIRGWRWKELANSNSAVSSQGNNIKPILDLANPQHKGPWGALSPIPENNAIAVDSQGGSVFSASGDSCAYCWDVETGKVKMVFKGHLDYLHCIVARNSSNQIITGSEDRTARIWDCKSGKCIKVIDPVKDLNSKGSVSWVGCVALDASESWLACSSGRNISLWNLPALECLSRISTRASVQDMLFDSNQILAVGADPLLNRFDMNGAILSQIQCAPASAFSVSLHPAGVVAVGGYGCLVDVISQFGSHMCTFHCNDFGGGEWRCMGSMSLTCVLLLSIRGVWETLTPLDLLPLQTSSSSSSSTSISTSSSAVMAGAAPEGTQFDARQFDAKMNDLLTADGQDFFTSYDEVYDSFDAMGLQENLLRGIYAYGFEKPSAIQQRGIVPFCKGLDVIQQAQSGTGKTATFCSGILQQLDYSLTECQALVLAPTRELAQQIEKVMRALGDYLGVKVHACVGGTSVREDQRILASGVHVVVGTPGRVFDMLRRQSLQPDHIKMFVLDEADEMLSRGFKDQIYDIFQLLPSKIQVGVFSATMPPEALEITRKFMNKPVRILVKRDELTLEGIKQFYVNCEREEWKLDTLCDLYETLAITQSVIFVNTRRKVDWLTDKMRSRDHTVSATHGDMDQNTRDIIMREFRSGSSRVLITTDLLARGIDVQQVSLVINYDLPTQPENYLHRIGRSGRFGRKGVAINFVTKDDERMLFDIQKFYNVQIEELPANVAELL